The genomic DNA TTGGTGTCTGCTTGGTTTCTTGTCATTAGGTGTGAAAATACAGCTTGGGAGGCACTTAAAATTTCCTAATGTATCATCAGTATGGAAATACACTTTATATTTGAAGCTTTTGAGACTTTTAACAGTTGTTGATGGGTGTGTCTTGTCTTTCTAACTGAGTGCAGGTGTGTTAAATTAAAAAGTCTGTGTATGTCGAATTAATCTatgtaaaatgtgtgtctgcatctaCGCCAGAAGCCACCTGTCCCTGATGATGTTGTAGATGCCATTTTCAGATCAAAAGCTGGTTAGCAGACAGTTTTGTTTACCACATCAGCATACTGAAAATACATGAATATTGTAGAGCTTCTCTGGATTGACTGAATACACATTTTACAACCTCTAAGTGAGCATAAGACGTCCTATCATGTAGTACATCATGATCAGTGTATTAGAAGCCTGACAGTCGTGTCAGTCAGATCACATGACTTTTGACATGTGTGAAAGTATTATGTACTTTGCTTGTCTTTGAGGTATGATGCTGTTCTGTTGACTGGGTCTTGCTGTGTAATGTTTTTACCGTGGCCTGTAGATGGCAGCAGCACACTTGTTAATTTTAGCTACTTGAGCATCTTTGCAGAACCTTGCTGAAGGTCAATACCAAAGAATGAGACCTAGTTTGTGAGagtgtgctgtctgtctgttccagTTTTTCCTGAAGTTAACCATCACGCATTGCTGAGTATTTACTACATCTGCCTGTTATTCCCTTCCAGAATCTAATCTAAGTCGTTGTGGGTTTCGAGGATCGTCACATATTGGAATTCCTTACAGCACTAAGGTACTGCCCCTCTTTACCCCAGCACTGCTTTCAGACCTGATGCCATATTTACCCAGACATTGTGCCACGTCTGTAAAATATCAAGCATCCCTGGCTTTGCATTAATCTAAAGATATGTTTTTTCATTAGCATAAATCCTTCTAAAAATATTTTGGTTTTTTAAGCCATTTTAATCATATTATTCCAATCTGCTCTCTCACATCAGGGGGTCTGGGCCATTCCCAGTTTTACTAGCATGATCCCAGCAGTCATTGTACTCCATGTATTTCTCACATTTGGCATTACTTCTCTGTCCCCATGGAGACTTAGTTTTTAGATGTAACAGCAATGCCAACCCGAGTCATTTTGCCCCAAAAGGTCTATTTTAGCTGTCTGTAGATGGCCAAATGCTTGATCTGTCTGCTCGTGTTATTGCTTTTAAACCGCTCTTTTCCTCCAGATGTTGGTTTTAATAACTGCTGTAatctcttgttttctgtctgtccgcTGCGTTGCATGAATAACAtctcattttgatgttttcaccagGGTCCAGGTGTGCTCCATCCGTACGACAGTGGCCATGTAGCTATGACCTACACAGGGCTGTGCTCGCTGCTAATACTGGGGGACGACCTGAGCCGGGTGAACAAACAGGCCTGTCTCGCTGGTCTCAGagcgctgcagctggaggacggCAGGTCAGCACGCACTCACACGCACAAATTTGCACTGGCACTTCGACTCTGACTCAAATCCACCTGAGGTCATGTGAACACTAGCAGTCCTAACGTGGACTGACGTTAACTCTCAAATTTCTAATTGTGGACGTTTAGCTGATTTTGAACTGTTTGTGTAACTCTTGTTTTTGTGgccttctgtgtctctgtgccttcctgtttccagtttcTACGCAGTGCCAGAAGGAAGTGAAAATGATATACGGTTCATCTACTGTGCAGCCAGTATCTGTTACATGCTGGACGACTGGTCAGGCATGGACATCCAAAAGGCCATAGAGTACATCAGAGGAAGTTTGGTGAGTAGATGTTAAAGCATAGAAACATAGGGTTTAAGTTCTTGCTGCACCATTAATGAATGCATGCAATGAGACCTGGATTCCAGGCCGACAGGACTGCCCTCTAATGGTACAACCCCTGTTTCTGCACCATTCATAGCAGGGCTCCTCCACTTGAATGGGCAGAATAGGCCACCCACCTTCAGCAGTGGCAGGCTGCCcagaaatatttcatttataaTAACTGGGAGGAGGGGTTTGAGCAGTGCATCATGGTCTTAAAGCTGTAGCAGTGGTTTTTCCGCCCCACTTGGAGAAAAATGACATGTTCCAAGTTTCTGATGTGGCACTTGAGTGATATTTTTGTCCGATTGTTGCCTGATGTTTAGCTGAACCCTTGCTTTTagcctcagtgtttgtgttttccatcagaTGTGGCTCACAGTGGACACATCAAAGCAGTCCGAGTGAGGTATTGTCTTCACGCTTGTCATGTCAAGTCCCCCACAGCAGGGAGACGGTCCCACTCATCTTTAAACTTTAGCTCATTTTGTTTCATGACATAGTTTCTTTATTGTGCTCGGGGTGTGTATGGCCagctctcacacagacacactctggcAGAGCTCTGTTAATTAGTTAACAGATAACTGTGAATCATGTCTGAAAAGTATACGTGTTCCACTGGCCACGTGCTGGTGGGTGGATTCCGAAAATGTCTTTGGCAATGCAAGTTAGTTGTTGGTGCATCTAAGTATACAGAAACCACCAGATGATAGGTGGTTTTATGCAGAAAAGCCCTGGAACGGCAGACAAGTTTACCAGCTGCACAGACGTTACACTGACATTTGGGTGGCGGCAGGTATCCATTTACCAGTCTTATTGTTATGATCTGATCAGTCCAGACGCACAAGCAGACAAGGACTCAACCTCGCCAGCTTTCCCAAGTGACAGACGTCTGTTTTTGAACTTATAATAGGCAGTTTAGGATTTTTTATAAAGTTGCTTCAAAGCTTGTCACAGGAAAAAACTGGTGtataaactgaaatgaaaaaaccCATCTGGGACCATCACCACCTCTAGCATAAGTATAACTGTATGACTGAAGCCTAAACAAAAAGATCATAGAATAAGAGAGAGCAATAATGGGAAGTTTAACcaaaaaatggcaaataaaaaaatgagttggatttttgttatttttaatcatctTGCCTGTATATTAGAGGAACTGCTCTTCCTCAGGACCCAGAGCTCTGCTGAGCTGTTTCTCAGTTCTTCTCTCCTCAAAGAGATTGTGCAATTTGTAACTGCTGAAACTCGATTGCAACCAAAAAGtacaagaaagaaagatttaaaaaaaaaacaacaacaaacaagttAGCCTGCGAGTAGATGATGCATCCAGTCCTGACTTGACTACTGTAGGAACCAATGGGACGCCTCAAGACTCGTTTTGACAGTGACGCATCACATTCGAGCAGTTCTGTAGTCGACAGTTAAAACATCTGGGAAGGCATGTTGGTGTTTGTTCGTGGCGACATCTTTACACTCCCTTTTCAATAATGCCTCACAAATGTGTTTATATATTTGTAAAAGATAGGTTCAATATGAATAAAtgtctgcagctcagcctctTCTCACACTAATCTCTTTTATTAGCCTTTCTTGCCAGATGAAATATCGCGTGCTAATTCAATTGCTTTGTCTTTGTACCCTGCAGTCGTACGACAATGGCTTTGGCCAGGGAGCCGGGCGAGAGTCACACGGTGAGTACCATCATCTTCTGACTGTGCTTTGATATCTGAAATCGAAAGCTGAACGCACATTAAGTGGTCCGGTAGGTCAGACTGTACACACTTGGCAACCCAGATTTAAAACTCTGCTTCACGAATCTGACTTTGAATTTCAAGTTAAAAGCTTCATATGAGATCAGAACGTTTGTTGGTGCGTTGGCGTAGTGGAGGGCATGAAAGTGGCTGATGGGAGAAACTGGTTTAAAGGATTAGCCAATAAAATCTCTGTAGATACATTGTCCTCATTAATCCCTCCCCCACTCAAATTAAACCTTATTATTGCGACACAAAAGCCTTcctacgcgcacacacacacacacatattttaagCACTGCTTGGAACGTATCCATAGTCACATTTTTGACATAAAGGTATTGTTTCTGTTGACTCCGTGACAGACTGAACTGCTTGAAGGGACAGATCCTTGTGCGTCTTGGTAATTTCCTTCCTTGCGATAAACTTCTATGATTACAGGCTTCACTGAGACTCGGCTCTCCTCTGCAAGCCAGCCAACTCTTTGTCTGGGGGCTGATTACACATCGCCAGAGATATACAGTGGATGCCCATTACCCATCCGCccctaaagtgtgtgtgtgtgttcagcaccGAGACCTCCCACACAGTGTGCAGAGACTCTTCCACTGTGTTTGTAGATGATTGTGTTTGAGCCACTGTGTAGTTCAACACGGTGTCACAGATGCTGTTTGCCAGGGAAAGAAAttcagtttctctgtgtgtacgTATTCAGTCTTTTGCTTTTATCTCACGTATGCGTTTCaagcattttctgcttctttaagCTGTGTACTCTTGTTTTCTGAAGACAGAGTGCGTCTTTGTCGATTCAGTGCACTTAAAAATTCCGTACTGTGGCCCATGAGGAAAAATAGGTATCTTcagttgtgaaaaatgtttATCTTCGTAGAAAAAGGGGCCAGAAAACTGCTTTTTAGTGCTTTTTTTTagttaaaacatattttaattgtCATAAAGCATATGCCTGTCCCTAACCCGCTGTTGGAGTAAGTGGTTTTGGATTTGCCGCTGTTGTTTGATCCAGATTTATATTTTATCCCCTCTGATCTTGAGCTAGACATGGTTGATTGGAGGCGAGTGTAACGCGTTGGCAGATTTACACCTCTGACCCACACACTTCATCCCACCTCTTCTTTGTTTCcctcacacatgaacacacacaggctcagatAAGCAGCCCTGACGAGTGGGGATGTTTAGGGATGATTTAAATGCACGGTGACAATGCAAACAGTTGACGGTCGGGTTGTAGAAGGTGATGCATAGCTGCTGCTTGTGGCTGTGCTGATTACAGCCTGCCGCCAATGGACGAGCACGCTCATGTTTGTATAATTGTAGCTGTAAAGACACTTTGCATTCAGTCTAAAAAGCTTCTTTATTCCACTCAGAAGTCTTCAATTATTGTGCAGGAAAGTATTCAAATTCTACCATTTTCCCCACTAGCACGCATTTCTGTATATTCACACGAAACATACGGTCGCTCCACGTCGTGATAACTTCCAGGGAAAGGTGCAAAGTGAGAGTAGCAGCATGCTAATCAAATATTTGGCAGTGAAAGTGcccacatgcagacacaccctctgtttttactgcagtgcCCTGTAGTCATCTCGTCAGTCATGAAAACATGTTGAGGTGAACCACTGGAACCGCTTTTCAATCTGAATGCGCTGTCAGAAATCAGTACTCTCATTTAATTAGATTCATTTGTGTTACAAATTGCCCATTCCCACTCTATGTGTGTCATGCACCTGCGGGTCCAGGTGGCTGGACGTACTGCGCCATagcctctctgtgtctgatgGGTCGACTGGAGGAGGCGCTGAGTCAGCGGGAGCTGGACAGGATCCGACGCTGGTGTATCATGAGGCAGCAGACCGGCTTCCACGGGCGCCCCAACAAACCTGTAGACACATGCTACTCCTTTTGGGTGGGCGCTACGCTCGAGGTACAGACTGGTGTAACAGACACATGTTCACAAATACACTCCTGCCTGCATTAACACATTTAGTGCATTAAAGTATTTTACCTCAGATTTCCTGcacttttgctgcattttcaCATGGGTGAGAGATGAGTTTTGAAAAGATTATTGGCATGTGTTAAATAGCACTGTGTATGCTCACACTGTGTAAACAAGTGGTCTAATCCCCCAAACCCACATACACAGgcaaccccccaaaaaactgtGAGCAAACCTTTCAGCATGTGGGTCAGAACTGTGCCAGAggtacatgcatgcacacacagtgcagaaaaCTATGAGTTAAACTGCAAACAGCTATGAGtaagccagacacacacacacacacacacacacacacacacacacacacacacacacacacacacacacacacacacacacacatacagtgcaggAAAAGTGTGAATTACTGGGTCAAAACTGTGCTAGAGGGACAAATGTGCACACTCATACAAAATATTTGTATATGGCAAAGGTGCAGTGTGGCAAACATTGAGGCTTGATATTCTCTCCACTCGTGTCTGTATAGAAAGAGGATATCAAGCGTTTGTTCATTGATTGCAGTCCCCCACCTTTGTGAAATTGAAAGCAGTAGTATGAGGAATATCTCACCGTAGAAACACAACATGCTCAGCATCTTTGCAACTGAAAATTGAtgttaaactgtaaaaataaccATTTGGAAAATAATGAGCAAGTCcgatttattttaaatatatatgtttcatttttatgtttgctcCCAACTGTCATAATGAAACTTCTCCCTCATCATCCCTCCCTTCCCCCTCACCCTCTTCCCTCACCTTCTCTCCCATCCCAGCTGTTAGGCGTGTTCCAGTATACGAATTTTGACAAGAACAGGAGCTTCATCTTGTCCACGCAGGATCGGTTGGTGGGGGGATTCGCCAAGTGGCCGGACAGCCACCCAGGTAAATGAGTTGACCTGCAGAGGTGGCTTTTACAAGCGCATCGTGCACTAGAGGCTCTCTAGCAAATAAAAAGAGACGACCGGAAAGCCAATTACAGAATACTGCCATGGTTGTTTATAAGAGTCTTGTGTCTGCGTTGCTGTTTGTTGTATCCATCGGATACTAATTTCTGTCAAGGTAAGAGTGACACAAGTCCTGTGCACCTTTATACTGCTGCAAAGGCCACAGGAGTGCAGTAAAATGACATGATTAATGTCCATGCggtggaaacaaacagaacacagtCTAAGTCAAGGTTTCAGGTCAATATATTGTCGCAATTGATTTTTCAGTCGCTTCAAAGATCTCAAGGACAAATCGGCGGTGAAACTAAGCAGTTTCAGTTTCTGAACAGTTTCTACCCTCCACAGGTGCAGAGAGGTCAGGGTGGAGTTGTGGTTGGCAGTTTTCAACTGAGATCAATGGAAAAGCTCTTGTAACCCTAAACTTCAATGGTGTGCTCTTGCTCGCCCTTGTAATGTGTAATTGATGAGGCGATTGTTCGTAGGTAGCCCGAGGACACGGGAGATCGAGCTCCTCACATTACAGGAACAAGGCAGGGAAGAAGAAATGTTGGAAGAAACAATGCAGCAAAACAGATGCTGTACTGACAAAGCTTTGTAAATATTACTGAACAAAAGTGAGTTTTAGGACATAAAGGGACTCTTTTGCAGTACGGGAACAGATAGCATTGGAGTCGCATGTACTTGAATAGTGCTGTCATGCACAGCTACTGATGTCCAGGAACTGGTCTAGGAAGATAAGAAGGTCACAATATCACAGAACAAAAGCGGGTGGTTAAACTTTCAGCCTTAATTGATTGAATTCCGTCTCAATAGAAGCATCTGTTGCCATGAAGCCAGGAAACAGATCTGCAGCTTGTTTCACTGCCTGCGTCATTGCTATAAAATGCCTGAATAAACACTCAAGTGAAGACCCACAGATCCAAGTATCATGAGAATTAGCTGTTGCTGCGACAAAGAGTTGTGGATAAATTAGTTTGAAAGGTTTCTGTGGTGAAAATCCGTTCTCAGATGAAGCGGTACGATTAACAGCTGTGTAATGGCACAACTTGCTCCTTTACCTTGACACGCAGTTTTTCTTAAGGCAATCTCTGCCTACTGAACAGCACAGCATGGAGCTCTTTGCTTGGTGGAATTTTACGGAACAGCCAAAACAACATGGAGGAAGGCCTAATCCTGACTGTATCTGAGGATCTCTGCCTTATAACCCTGACAGCAGACGGTCAGATGTCATGATCAGTGGCAGGGGGCTCTCCTCGCGATGAACCCACAGAGGATAATAACCTAAATCTGCAGCTTGAGTCTTTCACTGTTGCTGTACACATATTTACTGCTTGGTTCATTCTCACTGCTCTTGTTGCATAGTTTGTGgtcgcagcaggcagctgttttcagcaaaaacgCTCTTCAAACTCAGTGTGCAtgacctgctcagcaccagacAGTAGACGGTTAAAGTTCCTGACCCAGATATTTACTTCAGGAGTcggtagagaccaaaaccagaggTAACACAtagtgaatactggactttcACCAGGTGGACAGAAATACATTCCAACTCAATGATAACGTTGCTCtctaactgctggatgtgtaattAACTGATGGCTTGGTTTCAACGCAGAATTTGCGTTGAATTTCCAACGCATCAATGGGCGCAATTCCAGCGGATCCgatggccactagagggcgcaCAAGTCCATTACTGTTTATCTTCCACCCACCCCAGTGGAATGATTGCCTCAGTTTATCCGATGTTGAGTTCTGCATGGGTTTGAAGTTATGCTTATCAAAATCCAAAGATAAATGGTCGCTGCTCTGCACTTCTGCTGGGTGATAATTCAATATTATCATTAAATGACCATCAGTGGAAGGACGTTTTGGTTTTACCTTGTTTATATTCTACAAAATTCTGTTGTGCAAATTAATTATTCTGACCTAGCCAGAGTCCAAAAAATAaatttgattgttttgtgtgtcattttgtaTACAAGGGCCTTATATCACAATTTACAATACAAGCCTGActtgaaaaatattttctaaatcAAATCTCACCTCAAACTTCGGGCTAATCCAGACATGTCGTCTATGTAACCTTGAATCTGAGTCCTTACGAATCCTGATTCATGCAGCTAATGGTGCTTTGATTGATTCTGATGCCTGTGTCCAATGATCTGTCATTTCATTATAATTCAATTACTGCTCCATTTACTGGCCTGTGCAGCTTTTACTGCGGTCCCAGGGGACGGAAAGGTCAGGGGGCCAACATATGTGCATTATTTATATCATCTTAAAGGAGCGGTACGAcaaaaatatgcatgttttttgCATGTGAAATTAGGTTATTGTTGTATTGATTCAGTAATGGAGAGAGGTGACAAACACCATCATCGTCTTATCTCTGATCAGGTCTGCAGACCCATCAAacacaggtgctgctgctgtaatgcaTGTTAATCATCTCTGACCTcgtttctcccttttctttccctcctttttgaTCACTCTTTCATCCCTCACGATCCTCCCTTCTCTTCCCCTCTacccttttctctccatttcctgCCTACCAGACCCTCTCCATGCCTACTTAGGGCTGTGTGGTCTGTCTCTGATCGGAGAACCCAGTCTGAGGAAGGTCCACCCAGCTCTTAACATCACCCAGAGAGCCTTTCaacacctccagcagctgcagcagacatggAGGGTCAACACTGGCAGCTGCAGCcgacagcactgacagcaggatGATCCACGGCTCTGTCTCTGAACAGGTTCAGTAACAGTAGTCAGTCAGAGGCTGCTGGACTTTTGCTGTGTGTCTTGAAGACGTTTGGCCCCTCATTTGAGAGGCCTCCTCATTTTAGGAATcaggaagattttttttaaggctCCAGTTACACACTCGTAACTTTGGGGAGCTCATTTGAAGTCCATCTAAAGTGACTTTTCTGTTAAGCAATATATGCCACACTTTTTTTGCTGCCTTTTATTCATAGACTGTAGTAAATAACAATGTGCATTGTGGTTTGTGGGAGTAAAATTATGTGCCAGACCGTCAATTTTCAGTCTTCAGAGACTTGAACAACTTCCTCAATGCCTCAATTTTACAAACTTTTTAGATAATGATGTTTCGGAGGCTTCCTGCTCTTTAACCTCAACATCATAGTCAACAAACAACACAATCTGCTGTAAACCTTCTAGCCAAGGATGAACACTACTGACTCACTTCACGTGGACGTAAGAGGCATCCTCCAAGTATACGTTATTCGAAATCTGAGATGGGACCCCGAGGAGGGGGCGTCTAAACTGTGTCTTTAAATGGTTCTGGAGTAACTGGTGGCTTCAGTAGCTGAAGGTCTTTGAGTTTGCTGGACTAATTTTACGTGAATCACCTAGCTATGTGTTTGCTATCGCTGAATAATGTCCATATATTTCAAAATGGAACAAACAAGTTCATCGTTTTTGTTCACCAAGCAGTACGGGCCCTGTGGTGATTTTTGAGGGGAAATTGGGAAACTGTTGAGACaaatctctctgtttccttcagATTAATATCCCTACATTCTCAGACAAAAAAGGTCACTATCCTCCctgtacagtttttttttttttttttgcctctctcCCCTCCTAACATCTCCATCCTCACTTCTTTAAAGCCTCAAGCGCTCCAGTCCCAAAGGTGATACCAGCCTGGGAGGTGAACTCTCCTTCAGTTTCACCCCTGCAGGCTTTGTTCAGAGATTTAAATTGATAATCAAACTGCTGGGATGGAATTCACAGAGAAGACAACTAAGAGCCAACAACCACCCTAAGGGCCAAATCTATGACTTATCTATCCTAGAAAGAAGATTAAAAAATGAGTTCAGCCACAGGCGTCGTCATTTCAGATCACAGAAAATATAATTTGGTGTTCTCATTTTTCTTGAGGGTAACAGAAAAATAGATTGGGCCTCTTTAGGGAATTCGGTAAGGGGGGGAAAATCCCTTCTTTTCCTGCAAGGCTGTCAGTTTTATCAGCACATCCCCTGACTCTTAAACCCCGAACTGATCCAagctctcctccttcaccagcTTCCATATTCCCTGCAAGGCACCGGCCAGCCTGAAATCAATAGGAAAAAGATGAGACAGTGGTATCATAACTTGGGGAAATGTATTCCTTGTATTTGAGCCTCACTGGGAATTTGGATTGTTATTTTCAGAGCAGAAAGGATGCAgggcaaaaacaaagaacaatgcACATGAGCAGAATGTGCCGGCAAGAGTCGGTTTACCCAAATAAGTGCAAGCCAGCGTGCACTTCTTGGGCTGTCCTTGCCTTCTCATCACGTCAATGCTCTGATTCCCAGCAAGCAACAACAACCAAAGCCACACCCTTTCATTATAAGATCGCTATGACAGCGGACACCTGCTCCCCGAGTGACGAGGAGACGGTATCGCAGCAGGTCAGAAACGCAGTGGCCTGCCTGCAACACGTTACCTGCGGGAGTCTGCTGTGTGTAGTGCCAGCTCTGACTGGATCTAAAAATATGGCCTCTGTGGCTTCCACCTAAAATGAAGCTGTACCTGGCCTCGCCTCCCTTCCCACCAGGTTGCCCCCATTTtctgacttaaaaaaaacagagcagacagacggaggaaaggagagaggaggggcgGAGaggtgaataaataaataatttgacCCATCCATTATTAAACATAAACTGTCAGAGGCTGGAATCTCCTCTCTGAACCCCAACCAAACCGCCACTGTTATATAGCCTTGTTTTGGTGCGAAAACAGTTTCTTTTTGGCCAAGTGCATCCTACATTTATCTTTATATACATGTTTTCTTACTGTTTGCCTAAGACAATAGGCTTTGCCACAGTTCTTTCTGATTTTGCCGACTTCtgccatttcttttttaataatttcaCCATTGGGAAAGTTCAGATATGACTTTCATTGCAGCTGCTGAATTGAgcctcagacacacaaatcatGTGATAATACAAGATCGACAGAATTAGCTTTTGAAATAGTCATTATGTAGTATTTCTGgtgtatgtctttttttttttctactttgttATGAAGTAAATCTGAGTCGTCCtgagtgaaaaaagaaacgaCCACGTCCTCCACGCATCCTCTGAAGTGACTTTTACTGCTTACACAACTCCCAGCGGCTGGGTTCTGTCCTTAGGTTATATAGGCCAAGTTGTATAGCAAGACTACGCGCTCAGTCTTGACGCTGAAATGTGCCTCACCTAGCTTTGTTCTGGGTCACCGCTCTCTGAATGTTCCCTAAACGTACAGCATCGggcttagcttagctgtttCTATCAAGAAAGGCACTGAACAGAAGTGTTctctggagggggaggaggaaaggTGTATCCTCTGTGTCAACATCCGGGAAGTGTAACACCTACTCTGTAaacattttttcctcctcctgtctttgtAGAGTTCACTTATCCAATCAGACATCAGCTGGTAGAGGTCATATTTACCAGAATCTGGCTTTGTCCCTTCCTGTCTGATCGATTCTGTATTTCCCGACGCAGGGA from Chaetodon trifascialis isolate fChaTrf1 chromosome 6, fChaTrf1.hap1, whole genome shotgun sequence includes the following:
- the pggt1b gene encoding geranylgeranyl transferase type-1 subunit beta → MAEEESQFEEFEQIDFLRDRHVRFFQRTLQVLPERYASLETTRLTIIFFALSGLDVLDALDVIDRNVLIEWIYSLQVLPTDDQSNLSRCGFRGSSHIGIPYSTKGPGVLHPYDSGHVAMTYTGLCSLLILGDDLSRVNKQACLAGLRALQLEDGSFYAVPEGSENDIRFIYCAASICYMLDDWSGMDIQKAIEYIRGSLSYDNGFGQGAGRESHGGWTYCAIASLCLMGRLEEALSQRELDRIRRWCIMRQQTGFHGRPNKPVDTCYSFWVGATLELLGVFQYTNFDKNRSFILSTQDRLVGGFAKWPDSHPDPLHAYLGLCGLSLIGEPSLRKVHPALNITQRAFQHLQQLQQTWRVNTGSCSRQH